The Tenacibaculum jejuense genome includes a window with the following:
- a CDS encoding sterol desaturase family protein yields MDIFTHQNAYIWFVPICALAIGVEMYFSYKRKAKNYEFKDVSTNVYFALVNVFLDTLMYATSFVVMDFFYDYRFINWEGTGFLYWFIAFVGQDFLYYVHHYVDHHSRFFWAVHVTHHNSEYYNISTGFRSPVLQPFYRFMFLIPLILIGIQPLHIMFAYAMNQNYGTLCHTNFIKPTKRKGFVGFLLKAWEYIFVTPSHHRVHHASNIKYLDKNMGMFLIIWDRIFGTFQAEEEEMEYEKLKFGLTKPLDDKGPVNIIFHEWKDIFKDFFHNKKDLPLGTRLKYVFMPPGWSHDGSSKTSKELQRELKLDK; encoded by the coding sequence ATGGATATTTTCACTCACCAAAATGCTTATATATGGTTTGTTCCAATTTGTGCTTTAGCCATTGGTGTTGAGATGTATTTTAGCTATAAACGAAAAGCTAAAAATTATGAGTTTAAAGATGTTTCGACCAACGTATATTTTGCGTTAGTTAATGTCTTTTTAGACACATTGATGTATGCTACTTCGTTTGTGGTAATGGACTTCTTCTACGATTATCGTTTTATTAATTGGGAAGGTACTGGATTTTTATACTGGTTTATAGCATTTGTTGGTCAAGATTTCTTGTACTATGTACATCATTATGTAGATCATCATTCAAGATTTTTCTGGGCTGTTCATGTTACACATCATAACTCAGAATACTATAATATTTCTACAGGATTCCGTTCACCTGTTCTACAGCCATTTTATCGCTTTATGTTTTTAATTCCTTTAATTTTAATAGGAATTCAACCATTACATATTATGTTTGCTTATGCGATGAATCAGAATTATGGTACTCTATGTCACACGAACTTTATAAAACCAACAAAAAGAAAAGGATTTGTAGGTTTTTTACTAAAAGCTTGGGAATATATATTTGTTACTCCTTCTCATCACAGAGTTCACCATGCTTCTAACATAAAATATTTAGATAAAAACATGGGAATGTTTTTAATTATTTGGGATAGAATATTTGGTACATTCCAAGCTGAGGAAGAGGAAATGGAATACGAAAAATTAAAATTCGGATTAACAAAACCTTTAGATGATAAAGGACCTGTTAATATCATTTTCCATGAATGGAAAGATATTTTTAAAGACTTTTTTCATAATAAAAAAGATTTGCCTTTAGGAACTCGTTTGAAATATGTTTTTATGCCTCCAGGTTGGAGTCATGATGGAAGTTCTAAAACTAGTAAAGAACTTCAAAGAGAATTAAAGTTAGATAAATAA
- the bshC gene encoding bacillithiol biosynthesis cysteine-adding enzyme BshC, whose amino-acid sequence MSLTDSECSTYIPFQKTGFFSKMMCDYLEQSEKLTSFYHNFPNSEGFKNQILEKKQTFSKINRTVLVEVLKTQYAKENISESTSANIELLANENTFTVTTGHQLNLFTGPLYFLYKIISAINLAEELKEKHPNDNFVPIYWMATEDHDFEEINYFNFKGKKVQWNSDQVGGVGRFNTGGLSEVFEAFSNELGNSRNAEFLKELFSEAYIKHDNLANATRYIANSLFAEFGLVIIDADDPKLKSLFKSYIIKDLLGSVSYKHVSETNTSLEENYKIQVNPREINLFYLTDNLRERIILEEGVYKVNNTDLSFSEEEILKEVENYPERFSPNVIMRPLYQEVILPNLCYIGGGGELAYWMQLKTYFEAVAVPFPILLLRNSVQVISKKQFGKLERLSISVEELFFKQQDLLAKKVNENAEVSFNFEQQKNILEQQFSDLRVVASQTDASFIGAVNAQEKKQLKGLENLQKRLLRAEKRKQSDLVERITKLQSAILPNLSLEERKRNFSEYYLEYGDDFIQTLKQELKPLQLEFFVLVK is encoded by the coding sequence ATGTCGTTAACCGATAGTGAGTGTAGTACTTACATACCGTTTCAAAAAACTGGTTTTTTTTCTAAAATGATGTGTGATTATTTAGAGCAATCAGAAAAATTAACTAGTTTTTATCACAATTTTCCTAATTCAGAAGGCTTTAAAAATCAAATATTAGAAAAAAAACAAACATTTTCTAAAATCAATAGAACTGTTTTAGTTGAAGTTTTAAAGACTCAATATGCAAAGGAAAATATTTCTGAAAGTACAAGTGCTAATATCGAGTTACTCGCTAACGAAAATACATTTACAGTAACAACAGGACATCAGTTAAATCTTTTCACAGGCCCGTTATATTTTTTATACAAGATTATTTCTGCAATCAATTTAGCAGAAGAGTTGAAGGAAAAACATCCAAACGATAATTTTGTTCCAATATATTGGATGGCTACTGAAGATCATGATTTTGAGGAGATTAATTATTTTAACTTCAAAGGAAAAAAAGTTCAATGGAATTCAGATCAGGTTGGAGGAGTAGGTCGTTTTAATACAGGAGGGTTATCTGAAGTATTTGAAGCTTTTTCTAATGAATTAGGAAATTCTAGAAATGCTGAATTTTTAAAAGAGTTGTTTTCTGAAGCTTATATCAAACACGATAATTTAGCTAATGCAACACGATATATAGCGAATTCTTTATTTGCTGAATTTGGATTAGTAATTATTGATGCAGATGATCCTAAATTAAAGTCGTTGTTCAAATCGTATATCATAAAAGATTTACTAGGTTCGGTTTCATATAAACATGTTTCTGAAACAAATACAAGTTTAGAGGAGAATTACAAGATTCAGGTAAACCCTAGAGAAATTAACTTGTTTTATCTAACGGACAATTTAAGAGAGCGAATAATTCTTGAAGAAGGAGTGTATAAAGTCAATAATACAGATTTAAGTTTTTCTGAAGAAGAAATCTTAAAAGAGGTAGAAAACTATCCTGAACGATTTTCACCAAATGTAATTATGAGACCTTTATATCAAGAAGTTATTTTACCAAACTTATGCTATATCGGTGGAGGAGGAGAGCTAGCTTATTGGATGCAATTAAAAACGTATTTTGAAGCTGTAGCGGTTCCTTTTCCTATTCTTTTATTACGTAATTCTGTTCAGGTAATAAGTAAGAAACAATTTGGTAAATTAGAAAGACTTTCTATTTCTGTAGAAGAATTATTTTTTAAACAACAGGATTTATTAGCTAAAAAAGTAAATGAAAATGCTGAGGTCAGTTTTAATTTTGAACAACAAAAAAATATACTAGAGCAACAATTTTCAGACTTAAGAGTTGTGGCATCACAAACTGATGCTTCATTTATCGGAGCTGTAAATGCACAAGAGAAAAAACAATTAAAAGGTTTAGAAAATCTACAAAAACGTTTACTTAGAGCAGAGAAAAGAAAGCAATCGGATCTAGTTGAAAGGATTACGAAGCTTCAAAGTGCTATACTTCCAAATTTAAGTTTAGAAGAGCGAAAACGTAACTTTTCTGAATACTACTTAGAGTATGGAGATGATTTCATACAAACTTTAAAACAAGAACTGAAACCATTACAGTTGGAGTTTTTTGTTTTGGTAAAATAA
- a CDS encoding BatA domain-containing protein, whose amino-acid sequence MQFKHPEILYFLFLLIIPILVHLFQLRKFKKVPFTNVAFLEDLVIKNRKSSQLKKWLILCTRLVLITALVLAFAQPFFSNESVDTENHVAIYLDNSLSTNSKGSKGNILKIASQEIAENITPNNTYSLLTNSNIYQNISGDELKKIVLNTKNSVQSLSISDVLLKLSNINGATEYILVSDFQNIKDEAFNTISSTLSLTQILPEKRENLAIDSVYLSTNTNAKNTININIKNQGTLKENIPVAIYNGEELISKQTFAIEKNAEKTISFAIEDMSNFNGIVKLDHNDTFEFDNEFFFSINSNEKINVLAIGNDNDFLSRIYTEQDFKFTSSTLQNVNYSTLNQQQLIVLNEIDKLPESLQRSLIDYTKNGGSIAIIPNAKSEFKSYNRLLERLGVGRLLSKKIDSLKITKINFNHPLFKNVFDKKVTNFQYPTTTTTFNTKMNRSSSVIDYENNEPFVQEIISSSSKVYWFSSPLNKEKSNFTNSPLVVPVFYNMGKQSLKLSKLYYTLAQPNTIEIATQLEKDDILTIKNTNNSFIPLQQTFQTKVKLSTNELPDSKGFYTIEKGNLKIQTIAYNNPSIESSLNYLNIHSLKKENISVNNSLEDNFKKIEDKYKVHWFWKWFLILAIVSLLLEILILKYFKV is encoded by the coding sequence ATGCAATTTAAACATCCTGAAATTTTATATTTCTTATTTCTATTAATCATTCCCATCTTAGTTCACCTTTTTCAATTACGAAAATTCAAAAAAGTCCCTTTCACTAATGTTGCATTTTTAGAGGATTTAGTAATTAAAAATAGAAAAAGTTCACAACTAAAAAAGTGGCTGATTTTATGTACTCGTTTAGTATTAATAACTGCTCTAGTGTTAGCTTTTGCTCAACCGTTTTTTAGTAATGAAAGTGTAGATACAGAAAATCATGTTGCCATTTATTTGGATAATTCTTTAAGTACTAATTCGAAAGGCTCTAAAGGAAATATCTTAAAGATTGCTAGTCAAGAAATTGCAGAAAATATTACTCCAAATAATACATATTCACTTTTAACCAATTCTAATATTTATCAGAATATTTCTGGGGATGAATTGAAGAAAATCGTACTAAACACAAAGAACTCTGTTCAAAGTTTATCAATCAGCGACGTTTTACTAAAGCTATCAAATATTAATGGAGCAACAGAATATATTTTAGTTTCAGATTTTCAAAATATCAAAGATGAAGCCTTCAATACAATATCTTCTACTCTTTCTCTAACTCAAATATTACCAGAAAAAAGAGAAAATTTAGCAATAGACAGTGTGTATTTATCTACTAATACAAATGCAAAGAATACCATAAATATCAATATTAAAAATCAAGGTACATTAAAAGAAAATATTCCTGTAGCAATTTACAATGGTGAAGAACTGATAAGTAAACAAACTTTTGCTATTGAAAAAAATGCTGAAAAGACAATTTCTTTTGCTATTGAAGATATGAGCAATTTTAATGGAATTGTAAAACTTGATCATAATGACACTTTTGAGTTTGATAATGAATTCTTTTTTTCTATCAATTCTAACGAAAAAATTAATGTTTTAGCTATTGGAAATGATAATGATTTCTTGTCAAGAATTTATACTGAACAAGATTTCAAATTCACAAGCTCTACATTACAAAATGTAAATTACAGCACTTTAAATCAACAACAACTTATCGTTTTAAATGAAATCGACAAGCTTCCTGAAAGCTTGCAAAGAAGTTTAATTGATTACACAAAAAATGGTGGAAGCATAGCAATTATTCCAAATGCAAAATCAGAGTTTAAATCGTACAACAGATTACTAGAACGTTTAGGAGTTGGGAGATTATTGAGTAAGAAAATTGATTCCTTAAAAATCACTAAAATTAATTTTAACCATCCTTTATTTAAAAATGTTTTCGATAAAAAGGTAACAAATTTTCAGTATCCTACTACAACAACTACGTTTAACACAAAGATGAATAGATCTAGTAGTGTTATCGATTATGAAAATAATGAACCTTTTGTACAAGAAATAATTTCTTCTTCTAGTAAAGTATATTGGTTTTCTTCTCCTTTAAACAAAGAGAAAAGTAATTTTACCAATTCACCGTTAGTTGTGCCTGTATTTTACAATATGGGAAAACAGAGTTTAAAGCTGTCTAAATTATATTACACATTAGCTCAACCTAATACTATAGAAATCGCTACTCAATTAGAAAAAGATGATATCTTAACAATTAAGAACACCAATAATTCTTTTATTCCATTACAACAAACTTTTCAAACGAAAGTAAAATTAAGCACTAATGAATTACCTGATAGTAAAGGCTTTTATACCATTGAAAAAGGAAATTTAAAAATTCAAACTATTGCTTATAACAATCCTTCTATCGAAAGCTCACTAAACTATTTAAACATCCATAGTTTGAAAAAGGAAAATATTAGTGTAAATAACTCTCTAGAAGATAATTTCAAAAAAATTGAAGATAAATACAAAGTTCATTGGTTTTGGAAATGGTTTTTAATTCTTGCCATTGTATCTTTGTTGCTAGAAATTTTGATTCTAAAATACTTTAAAGTATGA
- a CDS encoding RNA polymerase sigma factor translates to MYRKTSDDSVLVKEYINGKEIALEFLVKKHQQRIFSFIYSKVQDRDVAEDIFQDTFIKVIKTLKKGNYNEEGKFLPWVMRISHNLVIDYFRKNNRMPFFNNSDEFDIFSIISDDALNAEKRIIKDQILLDVKNLIEELPEEQKEVLKMRIYMDMSFNEISENTGVSINTALGRMRYALINIRKLIDKNKIILVNQ, encoded by the coding sequence ATGTATAGAAAAACATCTGACGATAGCGTTTTAGTTAAAGAGTATATTAACGGTAAAGAAATCGCACTAGAATTTCTTGTTAAAAAGCATCAACAACGTATTTTTAGTTTTATTTACAGCAAAGTTCAAGATAGAGATGTTGCTGAAGATATATTTCAAGATACCTTTATTAAAGTAATTAAAACCCTTAAAAAAGGAAATTATAACGAGGAAGGAAAGTTTCTACCTTGGGTGATGCGAATTTCCCACAACTTAGTTATTGATTATTTTAGAAAGAATAATCGAATGCCATTTTTTAATAACTCAGATGAATTCGATATTTTCTCAATTATTAGTGATGATGCTTTAAATGCAGAAAAGCGCATTATAAAAGATCAGATTTTATTAGATGTGAAAAATTTAATAGAAGAACTTCCTGAAGAACAAAAAGAGGTGTTGAAAATGAGAATTTATATGGATATGAGTTTCAACGAAATATCTGAAAATACGGGTGTAAGTATAAACACAGCATTAGGAAGAATGCGTTATGCTTTGATAAATATCAGAAAATTAATTGATAAGAATAAAATAATTTTAGTGAACCAGTAA
- the nth gene encoding endonuclease III — MNKTEKVQFVIDTLERLYPETPIPLDHTDPYTLLIAVLMSAQSTDERVNKITPLLFERADNPYDMIQLSVDEIREIIKPVGLSPMKSKGIYGLSQILIEKHNGEVPKSFEALEALPAVGHKTASVVMAQAFNIPAFPVDTHIHRLMYRWNLSNGKSIAQTEKDAKRLFPKEIWNKLHLQIIFYGREYCPARGWNLDNDIITSAIGRKTVITEYNKKKKK; from the coding sequence ATGAACAAAACAGAAAAAGTTCAGTTTGTAATTGATACTTTAGAGCGATTATATCCAGAAACTCCTATTCCTTTAGATCATACAGATCCTTATACATTATTAATCGCCGTTTTAATGTCTGCTCAGAGTACTGACGAACGTGTAAATAAGATTACACCTTTACTCTTTGAGCGTGCAGATAATCCTTATGATATGATACAATTATCTGTTGATGAAATCAGGGAAATTATAAAACCTGTTGGACTTTCCCCCATGAAATCGAAAGGAATTTATGGTTTGTCTCAAATTTTAATAGAAAAACATAATGGAGAAGTTCCGAAAAGTTTTGAAGCCTTAGAAGCACTACCGGCGGTCGGACATAAAACAGCTAGTGTAGTGATGGCTCAAGCATTTAACATCCCTGCATTCCCTGTTGATACACATATTCATCGTTTAATGTATCGTTGGAATTTATCTAACGGAAAAAGTATTGCACAAACAGAAAAGGACGCAAAACGTTTATTTCCTAAAGAAATTTGGAATAAACTACATTTACAAATTATTTTTTATGGTAGAGAGTATTGTCCTGCAAGAGGTTGGAATTTAGATAATGATATAATTACTAGTGCAATTGGAAGAAAAACTGTAATTACAGAATACAACAAAAAGAAGAAAAAATAA
- the bcp gene encoding thioredoxin-dependent thiol peroxidase, with translation MTTLKIGDNAPNFEAKDQAGNTIKLEDYKGKKLVVFFYPKASTPGCTAEACNLRDNYETFQAQGYEILGVSADSAKRQQNFINKHELPFPLLADEDKSVINAFGVWGPKKFMGKEYDGIHRTTFVIDENGVLTDVIAKVKTKAHAEQILG, from the coding sequence ATGACAACACTTAAAATAGGAGATAACGCACCAAATTTTGAAGCTAAAGATCAAGCTGGAAATACTATCAAATTAGAGGATTACAAAGGAAAAAAGTTAGTTGTTTTCTTTTACCCTAAAGCAAGTACGCCTGGTTGTACAGCAGAAGCTTGTAACTTAAGAGATAATTATGAAACTTTTCAAGCGCAAGGATATGAGATTTTAGGAGTAAGTGCAGATAGTGCAAAGCGTCAACAAAACTTTATTAACAAGCACGAATTACCATTTCCTTTGTTAGCTGATGAAGATAAATCTGTAATTAATGCATTTGGAGTTTGGGGACCAAAAAAGTTTATGGGAAAAGAATATGATGGAATTCACAGAACTACGTTTGTAATTGATGAAAATGGTGTTTTAACTGATGTTATCGCTAAAGTAAAAACTAAAGCTCACGCAGAGCAAATTTTAGGATAA
- a CDS encoding alpha/beta hydrolase: MSLFYKERAPKVAPENPNVLILLHGYGSNEDDLFSFAEELSDELLIITVRAPYEMGYGGYAWYAINFDANNDKFSDTKQASESVDKIAAFIDEIKAKYNTNKTFLLGFSQGAILSYGLSLRYPNKVQHVVALSGYLLEDLIPKEISADITTDYYVSHGIVDQVIPFAWAKKTPDFLNKLNLQNEFHEYPVGHGVAPQNFYSFKDWIDKRL; encoded by the coding sequence ATGAGTTTATTTTATAAGGAGAGAGCACCGAAAGTTGCTCCTGAAAATCCGAATGTTTTAATTTTACTTCACGGATATGGAAGTAATGAAGACGATTTATTTTCTTTTGCTGAAGAATTATCAGATGAATTATTAATTATAACTGTTAGAGCTCCTTATGAAATGGGCTATGGAGGTTATGCTTGGTATGCTATAAATTTTGATGCAAATAACGATAAATTTTCAGATACGAAACAAGCTAGTGAATCTGTTGATAAAATTGCTGCTTTTATTGATGAAATAAAGGCAAAATACAACACTAATAAAACATTTTTACTCGGATTTAGCCAAGGTGCAATTTTAAGTTACGGATTAAGTTTACGTTATCCTAACAAAGTTCAACACGTAGTTGCATTAAGCGGATATTTATTAGAAGACTTAATTCCTAAAGAAATTTCTGCAGATATTACAACAGATTATTATGTTTCCCATGGAATCGTAGATCAAGTAATTCCTTTTGCTTGGGCTAAAAAGACTCCAGATTTCTTAAATAAACTGAATTTACAAAACGAATTTCATGAATATCCTGTTGGGCATGGTGTTGCTCCTCAGAACTTTTACAGTTTTAAAGACTGGATCGATAAGAGGTTATAA
- a CDS encoding dihydroorotase, giving the protein MITLLKSAKIIDPSSPFHNSVKDILISNGVITEISDTIDTEENYNTITLDNLHVSTGWFDTSVSFGEPGYEERETIENGLSVAAKSGFTRVAVNPNTQPITDSKSAVEYLIHKATNKAVTLHPIGALTQKCEGIEMAELYDMQQSGAIAFSDYKKPVENDNLLKIALLYAQNFDGLVLSFPKNKKIAGEGVAHEGVNATRLGLKGIPALAEEIQIARDLFLLEYTGGKLHIPTISTKKSVALIKAAKSKGLNVTCSTAVHNLLLTDEKLIGFDARVKVNPPLRTEEDRLALIEGVKNGTIDIITSDHNPIDIEEKKVEFSIAKDGTIGLETAFGALNSIFDLETIVTCLSTNPKSIFGIDNTSVTIDSKAELTLFTAESEIVFNENDILSTSKNSIFIGEKLKGKAYGIYANQQLILNT; this is encoded by the coding sequence ATGATCACGCTTTTAAAATCAGCGAAAATAATAGATCCTTCAAGTCCTTTTCACAATAGCGTAAAAGACATTTTAATTTCAAATGGTGTCATTACTGAAATCAGTGATACTATTGATACCGAAGAAAATTACAATACAATAACTCTTGATAATTTACATGTTTCTACTGGCTGGTTTGATACTAGCGTTAGTTTCGGTGAACCTGGTTATGAAGAAAGAGAGACTATTGAAAACGGACTTTCAGTTGCAGCTAAATCTGGCTTCACACGAGTGGCTGTAAATCCAAACACACAACCTATTACAGATTCTAAATCTGCTGTAGAATATTTAATTCATAAAGCTACTAACAAGGCAGTAACACTCCATCCAATTGGTGCTTTAACACAAAAATGTGAAGGTATTGAAATGGCAGAATTGTATGATATGCAACAATCTGGAGCTATTGCTTTTAGTGATTATAAGAAACCAGTAGAAAATGACAACCTTTTGAAAATCGCATTGCTTTATGCTCAAAATTTCGATGGTTTAGTTTTAAGTTTTCCCAAAAACAAGAAAATCGCTGGTGAGGGTGTCGCACATGAAGGTGTTAATGCAACACGATTAGGTTTAAAAGGTATTCCTGCTTTAGCAGAAGAAATTCAAATTGCTAGAGACTTATTTTTATTGGAATATACTGGAGGAAAATTACACATTCCAACCATCTCTACTAAAAAATCGGTAGCACTTATTAAAGCAGCAAAAAGTAAAGGTTTAAATGTTACTTGTAGCACTGCTGTACACAATCTTTTATTAACTGATGAAAAATTGATTGGTTTTGATGCTAGAGTAAAAGTAAACCCTCCATTACGAACAGAGGAAGATCGTTTAGCTTTAATTGAAGGTGTAAAAAACGGAACTATCGATATCATTACTTCAGATCATAATCCTATTGATATTGAAGAGAAAAAAGTAGAATTCTCTATTGCAAAAGATGGAACTATAGGTTTAGAAACTGCTTTTGGGGCATTAAATTCGATTTTTGATTTAGAAACTATTGTTACATGTTTAAGTACAAATCCTAAATCTATCTTTGGAATTGATAATACTTCTGTAACTATTGATTCTAAGGCAGAGCTTACTCTGTTTACTGCAGAATCAGAAATTGTTTTTAATGAAAATGATATCCTATCAACTTCAAAAAACAGTATATTTATAGGTGAAAAACTTAAAGGTAAAGCGTATGGAATATATGCTAACCAACAATTAATTTTAAACACCTAA
- a CDS encoding DUF4870 domain-containing protein, translating into MKNLTTIEQGKTNAIISYITIIGTIIAFILNSSKKNSFTSFHIRQMIGLNLLSLINSWVIYRFFGGIASWTISALLAVLWFIGLMGAINGEEKKVPVFGDYFQDWFKSL; encoded by the coding sequence ATGAAGAATTTAACAACGATCGAGCAAGGAAAAACTAATGCTATTATTAGTTATATTACTATAATCGGAACAATTATCGCTTTCATCTTAAATAGTTCTAAAAAGAATTCTTTTACGAGCTTTCACATTAGACAAATGATTGGTTTAAATCTACTTTCACTAATCAATAGCTGGGTAATTTATCGATTTTTTGGAGGAATTGCCTCTTGGACTATTTCTGCTTTACTAGCCGTACTATGGTTTATCGGACTTATGGGAGCTATTAATGGTGAAGAAAAAAAAGTTCCTGTTTTTGGAGATTATTTCCAAGATTGGTTTAAAAGTTTATAA